A genomic region of Corticium candelabrum chromosome 6, ooCorCand1.1, whole genome shotgun sequence contains the following coding sequences:
- the LOC134181318 gene encoding short-chain collagen C4-like isoform X1: protein MGAGMCNFVTFVFVSTSLLVRVFSSSSNTPTQTTKQEEFRIHCVTGPRGPPGRDGVNGRDGIQGIPGIPGLPGIVGPKGSRGETGIEKPGPPGGPGASGKKGPKGEKGVRGENGEKGLKGEEGKPAVAAVSFTGITYVQWGRKRCSSADVETLYSGVAAGSHYTHGGGGANTQCLPLDPVWENFKDGHGSGNQIHGSEYEGVQPFINKVLHDYQVPCALCYAATKNNQFMLPAKNICPSGWTREYYGYLTSEHYVHSGRNIYLCLDHNAEPTGTNTNHNGNLFYVVEASCGSLPCPPYVDGRELTCAVCTK from the exons ATGGGAGCTGGGATGTGTAACTTTGTGACGTTTGTTTTTGTAAGCACATCTCTTCTCGTGAGAGTgttcagcagcagcagcaacactCCAACTCAA ACAACAAAGCAAGAAGAATTTCGAATACATTGCGTTACTG GCCCACGTGGTCCTCCAGGAAGAGATG GAGTCAATGGACGAGATG GAATTCAAGGAATTCCAGGAATTCCAGGGTTACCAGGAATAGTAGGACCTAAAGGTTCACGTGGAGAGACTGGAATAG AGAAGCCTGGCCCTCCAGGAGGTCCTGGAGCTTCCGGAAAGAAAGGTCCTAAAGGAGAAAAAGGGGTTAGAGGAGAAAACGGAGAAAAGGGGCTAAAAGGAGAAGAGGGAAAAC CTGCCGTGGCTGCTGTAAGCTTTACTGGTATTACCTACGTGCAATGGGGAAGAAAACGTTGCTCGTCAGCTGACGTTGAAACTCTTTACTCCGGTGTGGCTGCTGGGTCGCATTACACTCACGGCGGAGGAGGAGCCAACACTCAGTGTCTTCCCCTTGATCCTGTTTGGGAAAATTTCAAAGATGGCCACGGGTCGGGGAATCAGATTCACGGATCGGAGTATGAAGGTGTTCAGCCATTTATCAACAAAGTACTGCACGATTACCAGGTTCCTTGTGCTCTATGTTACGCGGCCACTAAGAACAATCAGTTCATGCTACCAGCAAAGAATATCTGCCCAAGTGGATGGACCAGAGAATATTACGGATATCTCACATCAGAACATTATGTTCATTCAGGAAGAAACATTTACTTGTGTCTCGACCACAACGCAGAACCAACGGGTACGAACACCAACCATAATGGCAATCTTTTCTATGTTGTTGAGGCTTCGTGTGGATCTCTTCCTTGTCCTCCGTATGTAGACGGTCGCGAACTGACATGTGCAGTCTGTACGAAGTAG
- the LOC134181318 gene encoding macrophage receptor MARCO-like isoform X2, with protein MGAGMCNFVTFVFVSTSLLVRVFSSSSNTPTQTTKQEEFRIHCVTGPRGPPGRDGVNGRDGIQGIPGIPGLPGIVGPKGSRGETGIEKPGPPGGPGASGKKGPKGEKGVRGENGEKGLKGEEGKPAVAAVSFTGITYVQWGRKRCSSADVETLYSGVAAGSHYTHGGGGANTQCLPLDPVWENFKDGHGSGNQIHGSEYEEQSVHATSKEYLPKWMDQRILRISHIRTLCSFRKKHLLVSRPQRRTNGYEHQP; from the exons ATGGGAGCTGGGATGTGTAACTTTGTGACGTTTGTTTTTGTAAGCACATCTCTTCTCGTGAGAGTgttcagcagcagcagcaacactCCAACTCAA ACAACAAAGCAAGAAGAATTTCGAATACATTGCGTTACTG GCCCACGTGGTCCTCCAGGAAGAGATG GAGTCAATGGACGAGATG GAATTCAAGGAATTCCAGGAATTCCAGGGTTACCAGGAATAGTAGGACCTAAAGGTTCACGTGGAGAGACTGGAATAG AGAAGCCTGGCCCTCCAGGAGGTCCTGGAGCTTCCGGAAAGAAAGGTCCTAAAGGAGAAAAAGGGGTTAGAGGAGAAAACGGAGAAAAGGGGCTAAAAGGAGAAGAGGGAAAAC CTGCCGTGGCTGCTGTAAGCTTTACTGGTATTACCTACGTGCAATGGGGAAGAAAACGTTGCTCGTCAGCTGACGTTGAAACTCTTTACTCCGGTGTGGCTGCTGGGTCGCATTACACTCACGGCGGAGGAGGAGCCAACACTCAGTGTCTTCCCCTTGATCCTGTTTGGGAAAATTTCAAAGATGGCCACGGGTCGGGGAATCAGATTCACGGATCGGAGTATGAAG AACAATCAGTTCATGCTACCAGCAAAGAATATCTGCCCAAGTGGATGGACCAGAGAATATTACGGATATCTCACATCAGAACATTATGTTCATTCAGGAAGAAACATTTACTTGTGTCTCGACCACAACGCAGAACCAACGGGTACGAACACCAACCATAA